One Hypomesus transpacificus isolate Combined female chromosome 6, fHypTra1, whole genome shotgun sequence DNA segment encodes these proteins:
- the LOC124468439 gene encoding 1-phosphatidylinositol 4,5-bisphosphate phosphodiesterase beta-4-like isoform X3, translating into MTKSYEFNWQKHLPGFLQEGASFDRFDEDPFVFEPNCLVQVDEFGFFITWKSEGKEGQVLECSLINSIRVGAMPKDPKILSAFEGVGKTEADLEGCIICVCSGTDLVNLSFMFMVAETPDIARKWAEGLRSVIHNFRANSVCPMTCLKKHWMRMCFQTNVNGKIPVRGITRTFASGKTEKGIFQALKELGLPSGKNDEMESSAFTFDIFYALTQKICPRTDMEELFKKINGDKTDYLNVDQLVSFLNENQRDPRLNEILFPFYDPKRAMQIIEKYERDPELRKRGHMSSDGFCRYLMSDENAPVFLDRLELYQEMDQPLAHYFISSSHNTYLTGRQFGGKSSVEMYRQVLLSGCRCVELDCWDGKGEDQEPIITHGKAMCTDILFKDVIQAIRETAFVTAEYPVILSFENHCSKPQQYKMAKYCEEIFGDLLLKQPLEGYPIEPGRPLPSPNDLKRKILIKNKRLKPEVEQKQLESFKKHMDAGETNTPAIILGEENEEDGDICGEDKEGNPEGQPGSLSEEPSEKEANSVSANSTTASITASTRASTRASTTASTAASTAASTRASTVASTTRKEEEPDNSLRKVTEDEVTEMSEATEATDITDISEASDQDNNKKAETTDDEEALIAQYTYVGATTNIHPYLSAMVNYAQPVKFQSFDNAEERNIHHNMSSFNESVGLGYLKTNAIEFVNYNKRQMSRIYPKGGRVDSSNYMPQIFWNAGCQMVSLNFQTPDLAMQLNQGKFEYNGSCGYLLKPDFMRRSDRMFDPFSETPVDGVIAATCSVQVFSGQFLSDKKIGTYVEVDMYGLPTDTIRKEFRTRMVMNNGLNPAYNEEPFVFRKVILPDLAVLRIAVYDDNNKLIGQRILPLDGLQAGYRHISLRNEGNKPLSLPTVFCNIILKTYVPDGFGAIVDALSDPKKFLSIAEKRADQMRALGIETSDIADVPNGSSKNDKKGKVNTVKSSVSPQTSSELAQTSSSTQNNTAEAKKDTSALVPTVNIDDLKQMKTYLKLLKKQQKELNALKKKHSKDQNTMQKSHCTQVDKMIAQHDKDKLTQEKLLEKAIKKRGENNCQELKKETEIKIQTLTTDHKAKVKDITAQHTKEWSDMINCHSSEEQQMKDSHVTQQCDHLKKLLNTVQEQQTLQLKVIHDRQSKEMRANQAKTSMENSKAISQDKTIKNKAERERRVRELNSSNTKKFLEERKRLAMKHQKEMEQLEKAQREQLEKLDKFNEQAKDMQQMVKLEEEMDRRPATVV; encoded by the exons GACCCGTTTGTCTTTGAGCCCAACTGCCTGGTCCAGGTGGACGAGTTTGGCTTCTTCATCACCTGGAAGAGCGAAGGAAAG GAAGGCCAGGTTCTAGAATGTTCCCTCATCAACAGTATCCGCGTTGGAGCCATGCCAAAG gaCCCAAAGATCCTGTCAGCGTTTGAGGGCGTGGGGAAGACCGAGGCTGATCTGGAGGGCTGCATCATCTGCGTCTGCAGTGGCACCGACCTGGTCAACCTCTCCTTCATGTTCATGGTGGCTGAGACCCCGGACATCGCCCGG AAATGGGCAGAGGGTCTGAGATCTGTGATTCACAACTTCAGAGCAAACAGCGTCTGTCCAATGACCTGTCTCAAAAAACA TTGGATGAGGATGTGCTTTCAGACCAACGTAAACGGGAAGATCCCAGTGAGAGG aatCACACGGACATTTGCTTcgggaaagacagagaagggaaTCTTCCAGGCTCTGAAGGAGCTGGGCCTGCCCAGTGGAAAG AACGACGAGATGGAGTCTTCAGCGTTCACCTTCGACATCTTCTACGCTCTCACACAGAAGATCTGCCCTCGCACTGACATGGAGGAACTCTTCAAGAAGAT CAATGGGGACAAAACTGATTATTTAAACGTAGATCAGTTAGTCAGCTTTCTGAATGAA AACCAGCGGGACCCGCGGCTAAACGAGATCCTGTTCCCCTTCTACGACCCCAAACGAGCCATGCAGATCATCGAGAAGTACGAGAGAGATCCTGAGCTGAGGaagagag gtcACATGTCCAGTGATGGCTTCTGCAGGTATCTGATGTCGGATGAGAATGCTCCGGTGTTCCTGGACAGGCTGGAGCTGTACCAGGAGATGGACCAACCGCTGGCCCACTATTTCATAAGCTCCTCCCACAACACGTACCTGACGGGACGGCAGTTTGGGGGGAAGTCCTCCGTGGAGATGTACAGACAGGTGCTGCTGTCGGGCTGCAG GTGTGTGGAGCTGGACTGCTGGGATGGGAAAGGAGAAGACCAGGAACCTATAATCACGCACGGCAAGGCCATGTGTACTGACATCCTGTTcaag GATGTGATTCAAGCCATCAGAGAGACGGCGTTCGTAACAGCAGAGTACCCGGTCATCCTGTCCTTTGAGAATCACTGCAG taaacCGCAGCAGTATAAGATGGCTAAATACTGTGAAGAAATTTTCGGGGACCTCCTTCTTAAACAGCCACTGGAGGGATATCCG ATTGAACCTGGGCGACCCTTACCCTCTCCCAACGACCTCAAACGTAAAATCCTCATCAAAAACAAGCGCTTGAAACCGGAAGTGGAACAGA agcAGCTGGAGTCCTTTAAGAAACACATGGATGCAGGAGAGACCAACACGCCTGCCATTATCCTTGGAGAGGAGAACGAGGAGGACGGAGACatct gtggagaAGACAAGGAGGGGAACCCCGAGGGCCAGCCCGGCAGCCTATCAGAGGAGCCCAGTGAGAAGGAGGCTAACAGCGTCAGTGCCAACAGCACCACAGCCAGTATTACGGCCAGCACCAGGGCTAGCACCAGGGCCAGCACCACGGCCAGCACCGCGGCCAGCACCGCGGCCAGCACCAGGGCTAGCACCGTGGCCAGCACTaccaggaaggaagaggagccGGACAACAGCCTCAGGAAG GTAACCGAGGATGAGGTCACAGAGATGTCTGAAGCCACGGAAGCTACAGATATCACCGACATCTCAGAAGCATCTGACCAGGACAACAACAAGAAG GCAGAGACCACAGATGACGAGGAGGCTCTGATAGCCCAGTACACCTATGTTGGAGCCACCACTAACATCCACCCCTACCTGTCTGCTATGGTGAACTACGCCCAGCCTGTCAAGTTCCAGAGCTTCGACAACGCAGAGG AGAGAAACATCCACCACAACATGTCGTCCTTCAACGAGTCGGTGGGGCTGGGCTACCTGAAGACCAATGCTATTGAGTTTGTCAA CTACAACAAACGTCAGATGAGTCGCATCTACCCCAAAGGAGGCAGGGTGGACTCCAGTAATTACATGCCTCAGATCTTCTGGAACGCTGGCTGCCAGATGGTCTCGCTCAACTTCCAGACCCCAG ATCTGGCCATGCAGTTGAACCAGGGAAAGTTTGAGTACAATGGATCCTGCGG GTACCTGCTGAAGCCTGACTTCATGCGGAGGTCAGACAGGATGTTTGACCCCTTCTCTGAGACGCCCGTGGACGGGGTCATAGCTGCCACCTGCAGCGTGCAg GTGTTTTCAGGCCAGTTCCTGTCAGATAAGAAGATAGGTACCTACGTAGAGGTGGACATGTACGGGTTGCCGACGGACACCATACGCAAGGAGTTCCGCACGCGCATGGTCATGAACAACGGCTTGAACCCAGCATACAACGAGGAACCCTTCGTCTTCAGAaaa GTGATCCTGCCAGACCTGGCTGTGCTGCGCATCGCCGTGTACGACGACAACAACAAGCTGATAGGCCAGCGCATCCTGCCCCTGGACGGCCTGCAGGCGGGCTACAGACACATCTCCCTGAGGAACGAGGGCAACAAGCCCCTGTCGCTGCCCACAGTCTTCTGCAACATCATCCTCAAGACCTACGTCCCCGACGGCTTTGGAG ctATTGTGGATGCCCTGTCCGACCCAAAGAAGTTCCTGTCTATAGCAGAGAAGAGAGCTGACCAGATGAGAGCTCTGGGGATCGAAACG AGCGACATCGCTGACGTGCCCAACGGGAGCTCGAAGAACGACAAGAAGGGCAAGGTGAACACTGTGAAGAGCAGCGTGTCGCCTCAGACCAGCTCAGAGCTGGCCCAGACCTCCAGCTCCACCCAGAACAACACCGCAGAGGCCAAGAAGG ATACATCTGCCCTCGTGCCTACTGTAAATATCGATGACTTGAAACAAATGAAG ACCTACCTGAAGCTGCTGAAGAAACAGCAGAAGGAGCTCAACGCCCTGAAGAAGAAGCACTCCAAG GACCAGAACACCATGCAGAAGTCCCACTGCACCCAGGTGGACAAGATGATCGCCCAGCACGACAAGGACAAGCTGACCCAGGAGAAGCTGCTGGAGAAGGCCATCAAGAAGAGGgg GGAGAACAACTGTCAGGAGTTGAAGAAGGAGACGGAGATCAAGATCCAGACCTTAACTACGGACCACAAGGCTAAG gtgaaggACATCACAGCCCAGCACACTAAGGAGTGGTCAGACATGATCAACTGCCACAGCTCTGAGGAGCAGCAGATGAAGGACAGTCATGTGACCCAGCAGTGTGACCACCTGAAGAAGCTGCTGAACACCGTGCAGGAGCAGCAGACCCTGCAGCTCAAAGTCATCCACGaccg ACAGAGCAAAGAGATGCGTGCCAACCAGGCTAAGACATCAATGGAGAACAGCAAAGCCATCAGCCAGGACAAAACCATCAAAaacaaggcagagagagagag gaGGGTGAGGGAGCTCAACAGCAGCAACACCAAGAAGTTCCTGGAGGAGCGGAAAAGG ctGGCCATGAAGCATcagaaggagatggagcagtTGGAGAAAGCCCAGAGGGAACAGCTGGAGAAACTGGACAAGTTCAATGAGCAG GCCAAGGACATGCAGCAGATGgtgaagctggaggaggagatggaccgCAGACCAGCCACAGTGGTGTGA
- the LOC124468439 gene encoding 1-phosphatidylinositol 4,5-bisphosphate phosphodiesterase beta-4-like isoform X1, whose protein sequence is MTKSYEFNWQKHLPGFLQEGASFDRFDEDPFVFEPNCLVQVDEFGFFITWKSEGKEGQVLECSLINSIRVGAMPKDPKILSAFEGVGKTEADLEGCIICVCSGTDLVNLSFMFMVAETPDIARKWAEGLRSVIHNFRANSVCPMTCLKKHWMRMCFQTNVNGKIPVRGITRTFASGKTEKGIFQALKELGLPSGKNDEMESSAFTFDIFYALTQKICPRTDMEELFKKINGDKTDYLNVDQLVSFLNENQRDPRLNEILFPFYDPKRAMQIIEKYERDPELRKRGHMSSDGFCRYLMSDENAPVFLDRLELYQEMDQPLAHYFISSSHNTYLTGRQFGGKSSVEMYRQVLLSGCRCVELDCWDGKGEDQEPIITHGKAMCTDILFKDVIQAIRETAFVTAEYPVILSFENHCSKPQQYKMAKYCEEIFGDLLLKQPLEGYPIEPGRPLPSPNDLKRKILIKNKRLKPEVEQKQLESFKKHMDAGETNTPAIILGEENEEDGDICGEDKEGNPEGQPGSLSEEPSEKEANSVSANSTTASITASTRASTRASTTASTAASTAASTRASTVASTTRKEEEPDNSLRKVTEDEVTEMSEATEATDITDISEASDQDNNKKAETTDDEEALIAQYTYVGATTNIHPYLSAMVNYAQPVKFQSFDNAEERNIHHNMSSFNESVGLGYLKTNAIEFVNYNKRQMSRIYPKGGRVDSSNYMPQIFWNAGCQMVSLNFQTPDLAMQLNQGKFEYNGSCGYLLKPDFMRRSDRMFDPFSETPVDGVIAATCSVQVFSGQFLSDKKIGTYVEVDMYGLPTDTIRKEFRTRMVMNNGLNPAYNEEPFVFRKVILPDLAVLRIAVYDDNNKLIGQRILPLDGLQAGYRHISLRNEGNKPLSLPTVFCNIILKTYVPDGFGAIVDALSDPKKFLSIAEKRADQMRALGIETSDIADVPNGSSKNDKKGKVNTVKSSVSPQTSSELAQTSSSTQNNTAEAKKDTSALVPTVNIDDLKQMKTYLKLLKKQQKELNALKKKHSKDQNTMQKSHCTQVDKMIAQHDKDKLTQEKLLEKAIKKRGENNCQELKKETEIKIQTLTTDHKAKVKDITAQHTKEWSDMINCHSSEEQQMKDSHVTQQCDHLKKLLNTVQEQQTLQLKVIHDRQSKEMRANQAKTSMENSKAISQDKTIKNKAERERRVRELNSSNTKKFLEERKRLAMKHQKEMEQLEKAQREQLEKLDKFNEQLLKSHHANKQGQGHAADGEAGGGDGPQTSHSGVSD, encoded by the exons GACCCGTTTGTCTTTGAGCCCAACTGCCTGGTCCAGGTGGACGAGTTTGGCTTCTTCATCACCTGGAAGAGCGAAGGAAAG GAAGGCCAGGTTCTAGAATGTTCCCTCATCAACAGTATCCGCGTTGGAGCCATGCCAAAG gaCCCAAAGATCCTGTCAGCGTTTGAGGGCGTGGGGAAGACCGAGGCTGATCTGGAGGGCTGCATCATCTGCGTCTGCAGTGGCACCGACCTGGTCAACCTCTCCTTCATGTTCATGGTGGCTGAGACCCCGGACATCGCCCGG AAATGGGCAGAGGGTCTGAGATCTGTGATTCACAACTTCAGAGCAAACAGCGTCTGTCCAATGACCTGTCTCAAAAAACA TTGGATGAGGATGTGCTTTCAGACCAACGTAAACGGGAAGATCCCAGTGAGAGG aatCACACGGACATTTGCTTcgggaaagacagagaagggaaTCTTCCAGGCTCTGAAGGAGCTGGGCCTGCCCAGTGGAAAG AACGACGAGATGGAGTCTTCAGCGTTCACCTTCGACATCTTCTACGCTCTCACACAGAAGATCTGCCCTCGCACTGACATGGAGGAACTCTTCAAGAAGAT CAATGGGGACAAAACTGATTATTTAAACGTAGATCAGTTAGTCAGCTTTCTGAATGAA AACCAGCGGGACCCGCGGCTAAACGAGATCCTGTTCCCCTTCTACGACCCCAAACGAGCCATGCAGATCATCGAGAAGTACGAGAGAGATCCTGAGCTGAGGaagagag gtcACATGTCCAGTGATGGCTTCTGCAGGTATCTGATGTCGGATGAGAATGCTCCGGTGTTCCTGGACAGGCTGGAGCTGTACCAGGAGATGGACCAACCGCTGGCCCACTATTTCATAAGCTCCTCCCACAACACGTACCTGACGGGACGGCAGTTTGGGGGGAAGTCCTCCGTGGAGATGTACAGACAGGTGCTGCTGTCGGGCTGCAG GTGTGTGGAGCTGGACTGCTGGGATGGGAAAGGAGAAGACCAGGAACCTATAATCACGCACGGCAAGGCCATGTGTACTGACATCCTGTTcaag GATGTGATTCAAGCCATCAGAGAGACGGCGTTCGTAACAGCAGAGTACCCGGTCATCCTGTCCTTTGAGAATCACTGCAG taaacCGCAGCAGTATAAGATGGCTAAATACTGTGAAGAAATTTTCGGGGACCTCCTTCTTAAACAGCCACTGGAGGGATATCCG ATTGAACCTGGGCGACCCTTACCCTCTCCCAACGACCTCAAACGTAAAATCCTCATCAAAAACAAGCGCTTGAAACCGGAAGTGGAACAGA agcAGCTGGAGTCCTTTAAGAAACACATGGATGCAGGAGAGACCAACACGCCTGCCATTATCCTTGGAGAGGAGAACGAGGAGGACGGAGACatct gtggagaAGACAAGGAGGGGAACCCCGAGGGCCAGCCCGGCAGCCTATCAGAGGAGCCCAGTGAGAAGGAGGCTAACAGCGTCAGTGCCAACAGCACCACAGCCAGTATTACGGCCAGCACCAGGGCTAGCACCAGGGCCAGCACCACGGCCAGCACCGCGGCCAGCACCGCGGCCAGCACCAGGGCTAGCACCGTGGCCAGCACTaccaggaaggaagaggagccGGACAACAGCCTCAGGAAG GTAACCGAGGATGAGGTCACAGAGATGTCTGAAGCCACGGAAGCTACAGATATCACCGACATCTCAGAAGCATCTGACCAGGACAACAACAAGAAG GCAGAGACCACAGATGACGAGGAGGCTCTGATAGCCCAGTACACCTATGTTGGAGCCACCACTAACATCCACCCCTACCTGTCTGCTATGGTGAACTACGCCCAGCCTGTCAAGTTCCAGAGCTTCGACAACGCAGAGG AGAGAAACATCCACCACAACATGTCGTCCTTCAACGAGTCGGTGGGGCTGGGCTACCTGAAGACCAATGCTATTGAGTTTGTCAA CTACAACAAACGTCAGATGAGTCGCATCTACCCCAAAGGAGGCAGGGTGGACTCCAGTAATTACATGCCTCAGATCTTCTGGAACGCTGGCTGCCAGATGGTCTCGCTCAACTTCCAGACCCCAG ATCTGGCCATGCAGTTGAACCAGGGAAAGTTTGAGTACAATGGATCCTGCGG GTACCTGCTGAAGCCTGACTTCATGCGGAGGTCAGACAGGATGTTTGACCCCTTCTCTGAGACGCCCGTGGACGGGGTCATAGCTGCCACCTGCAGCGTGCAg GTGTTTTCAGGCCAGTTCCTGTCAGATAAGAAGATAGGTACCTACGTAGAGGTGGACATGTACGGGTTGCCGACGGACACCATACGCAAGGAGTTCCGCACGCGCATGGTCATGAACAACGGCTTGAACCCAGCATACAACGAGGAACCCTTCGTCTTCAGAaaa GTGATCCTGCCAGACCTGGCTGTGCTGCGCATCGCCGTGTACGACGACAACAACAAGCTGATAGGCCAGCGCATCCTGCCCCTGGACGGCCTGCAGGCGGGCTACAGACACATCTCCCTGAGGAACGAGGGCAACAAGCCCCTGTCGCTGCCCACAGTCTTCTGCAACATCATCCTCAAGACCTACGTCCCCGACGGCTTTGGAG ctATTGTGGATGCCCTGTCCGACCCAAAGAAGTTCCTGTCTATAGCAGAGAAGAGAGCTGACCAGATGAGAGCTCTGGGGATCGAAACG AGCGACATCGCTGACGTGCCCAACGGGAGCTCGAAGAACGACAAGAAGGGCAAGGTGAACACTGTGAAGAGCAGCGTGTCGCCTCAGACCAGCTCAGAGCTGGCCCAGACCTCCAGCTCCACCCAGAACAACACCGCAGAGGCCAAGAAGG ATACATCTGCCCTCGTGCCTACTGTAAATATCGATGACTTGAAACAAATGAAG ACCTACCTGAAGCTGCTGAAGAAACAGCAGAAGGAGCTCAACGCCCTGAAGAAGAAGCACTCCAAG GACCAGAACACCATGCAGAAGTCCCACTGCACCCAGGTGGACAAGATGATCGCCCAGCACGACAAGGACAAGCTGACCCAGGAGAAGCTGCTGGAGAAGGCCATCAAGAAGAGGgg GGAGAACAACTGTCAGGAGTTGAAGAAGGAGACGGAGATCAAGATCCAGACCTTAACTACGGACCACAAGGCTAAG gtgaaggACATCACAGCCCAGCACACTAAGGAGTGGTCAGACATGATCAACTGCCACAGCTCTGAGGAGCAGCAGATGAAGGACAGTCATGTGACCCAGCAGTGTGACCACCTGAAGAAGCTGCTGAACACCGTGCAGGAGCAGCAGACCCTGCAGCTCAAAGTCATCCACGaccg ACAGAGCAAAGAGATGCGTGCCAACCAGGCTAAGACATCAATGGAGAACAGCAAAGCCATCAGCCAGGACAAAACCATCAAAaacaaggcagagagagagag gaGGGTGAGGGAGCTCAACAGCAGCAACACCAAGAAGTTCCTGGAGGAGCGGAAAAGG ctGGCCATGAAGCATcagaaggagatggagcagtTGGAGAAAGCCCAGAGGGAACAGCTGGAGAAACTGGACAAGTTCAATGAGCAG CTTTTGAAATCACACCATGCAAACAAACAAG GCCAAGGACATGCAGCAGATGgtgaagctggaggaggagatggaccgCAGACCAGCCACAGTGGTGTGAGCGACTGa
- the LOC124468439 gene encoding 1-phosphatidylinositol 4,5-bisphosphate phosphodiesterase beta-4-like isoform X2, whose amino-acid sequence MQIIEKYERDPELRKRGHMSSDGFCRYLMSDENAPVFLDRLELYQEMDQPLAHYFISSSHNTYLTGRQFGGKSSVEMYRQVLLSGCRCVELDCWDGKGEDQEPIITHGKAMCTDILFKDVIQAIRETAFVTAEYPVILSFENHCSKPQQYKMAKYCEEIFGDLLLKQPLEGYPIEPGRPLPSPNDLKRKILIKNKRLKPEVEQKQLESFKKHMDAGETNTPAIILGEENEEDGDICGEDKEGNPEGQPGSLSEEPSEKEANSVSANSTTASITASTRASTRASTTASTAASTAASTRASTVASTTRKEEEPDNSLRKVTEDEVTEMSEATEATDITDISEASDQDNNKKAETTDDEEALIAQYTYVGATTNIHPYLSAMVNYAQPVKFQSFDNAEERNIHHNMSSFNESVGLGYLKTNAIEFVNYNKRQMSRIYPKGGRVDSSNYMPQIFWNAGCQMVSLNFQTPDLAMQLNQGKFEYNGSCGYLLKPDFMRRSDRMFDPFSETPVDGVIAATCSVQVFSGQFLSDKKIGTYVEVDMYGLPTDTIRKEFRTRMVMNNGLNPAYNEEPFVFRKVILPDLAVLRIAVYDDNNKLIGQRILPLDGLQAGYRHISLRNEGNKPLSLPTVFCNIILKTYVPDGFGAIVDALSDPKKFLSIAEKRADQMRALGIETSDIADVPNGSSKNDKKGKVNTVKSSVSPQTSSELAQTSSSTQNNTAEAKKDTSALVPTVNIDDLKQMKTYLKLLKKQQKELNALKKKHSKDQNTMQKSHCTQVDKMIAQHDKDKLTQEKLLEKAIKKRGENNCQELKKETEIKIQTLTTDHKAKVKDITAQHTKEWSDMINCHSSEEQQMKDSHVTQQCDHLKKLLNTVQEQQTLQLKVIHDRQSKEMRANQAKTSMENSKAISQDKTIKNKAERERRVRELNSSNTKKFLEERKRLAMKHQKEMEQLEKAQREQLEKLDKFNEQLLKSHHANKQGQGHAADGEAGGGDGPQTSHSGVSD is encoded by the exons ATGCAGATCATCGAGAAGTACGAGAGAGATCCTGAGCTGAGGaagagag gtcACATGTCCAGTGATGGCTTCTGCAGGTATCTGATGTCGGATGAGAATGCTCCGGTGTTCCTGGACAGGCTGGAGCTGTACCAGGAGATGGACCAACCGCTGGCCCACTATTTCATAAGCTCCTCCCACAACACGTACCTGACGGGACGGCAGTTTGGGGGGAAGTCCTCCGTGGAGATGTACAGACAGGTGCTGCTGTCGGGCTGCAG GTGTGTGGAGCTGGACTGCTGGGATGGGAAAGGAGAAGACCAGGAACCTATAATCACGCACGGCAAGGCCATGTGTACTGACATCCTGTTcaag GATGTGATTCAAGCCATCAGAGAGACGGCGTTCGTAACAGCAGAGTACCCGGTCATCCTGTCCTTTGAGAATCACTGCAG taaacCGCAGCAGTATAAGATGGCTAAATACTGTGAAGAAATTTTCGGGGACCTCCTTCTTAAACAGCCACTGGAGGGATATCCG ATTGAACCTGGGCGACCCTTACCCTCTCCCAACGACCTCAAACGTAAAATCCTCATCAAAAACAAGCGCTTGAAACCGGAAGTGGAACAGA agcAGCTGGAGTCCTTTAAGAAACACATGGATGCAGGAGAGACCAACACGCCTGCCATTATCCTTGGAGAGGAGAACGAGGAGGACGGAGACatct gtggagaAGACAAGGAGGGGAACCCCGAGGGCCAGCCCGGCAGCCTATCAGAGGAGCCCAGTGAGAAGGAGGCTAACAGCGTCAGTGCCAACAGCACCACAGCCAGTATTACGGCCAGCACCAGGGCTAGCACCAGGGCCAGCACCACGGCCAGCACCGCGGCCAGCACCGCGGCCAGCACCAGGGCTAGCACCGTGGCCAGCACTaccaggaaggaagaggagccGGACAACAGCCTCAGGAAG GTAACCGAGGATGAGGTCACAGAGATGTCTGAAGCCACGGAAGCTACAGATATCACCGACATCTCAGAAGCATCTGACCAGGACAACAACAAGAAG GCAGAGACCACAGATGACGAGGAGGCTCTGATAGCCCAGTACACCTATGTTGGAGCCACCACTAACATCCACCCCTACCTGTCTGCTATGGTGAACTACGCCCAGCCTGTCAAGTTCCAGAGCTTCGACAACGCAGAGG AGAGAAACATCCACCACAACATGTCGTCCTTCAACGAGTCGGTGGGGCTGGGCTACCTGAAGACCAATGCTATTGAGTTTGTCAA CTACAACAAACGTCAGATGAGTCGCATCTACCCCAAAGGAGGCAGGGTGGACTCCAGTAATTACATGCCTCAGATCTTCTGGAACGCTGGCTGCCAGATGGTCTCGCTCAACTTCCAGACCCCAG ATCTGGCCATGCAGTTGAACCAGGGAAAGTTTGAGTACAATGGATCCTGCGG GTACCTGCTGAAGCCTGACTTCATGCGGAGGTCAGACAGGATGTTTGACCCCTTCTCTGAGACGCCCGTGGACGGGGTCATAGCTGCCACCTGCAGCGTGCAg GTGTTTTCAGGCCAGTTCCTGTCAGATAAGAAGATAGGTACCTACGTAGAGGTGGACATGTACGGGTTGCCGACGGACACCATACGCAAGGAGTTCCGCACGCGCATGGTCATGAACAACGGCTTGAACCCAGCATACAACGAGGAACCCTTCGTCTTCAGAaaa GTGATCCTGCCAGACCTGGCTGTGCTGCGCATCGCCGTGTACGACGACAACAACAAGCTGATAGGCCAGCGCATCCTGCCCCTGGACGGCCTGCAGGCGGGCTACAGACACATCTCCCTGAGGAACGAGGGCAACAAGCCCCTGTCGCTGCCCACAGTCTTCTGCAACATCATCCTCAAGACCTACGTCCCCGACGGCTTTGGAG ctATTGTGGATGCCCTGTCCGACCCAAAGAAGTTCCTGTCTATAGCAGAGAAGAGAGCTGACCAGATGAGAGCTCTGGGGATCGAAACG AGCGACATCGCTGACGTGCCCAACGGGAGCTCGAAGAACGACAAGAAGGGCAAGGTGAACACTGTGAAGAGCAGCGTGTCGCCTCAGACCAGCTCAGAGCTGGCCCAGACCTCCAGCTCCACCCAGAACAACACCGCAGAGGCCAAGAAGG ATACATCTGCCCTCGTGCCTACTGTAAATATCGATGACTTGAAACAAATGAAG ACCTACCTGAAGCTGCTGAAGAAACAGCAGAAGGAGCTCAACGCCCTGAAGAAGAAGCACTCCAAG GACCAGAACACCATGCAGAAGTCCCACTGCACCCAGGTGGACAAGATGATCGCCCAGCACGACAAGGACAAGCTGACCCAGGAGAAGCTGCTGGAGAAGGCCATCAAGAAGAGGgg GGAGAACAACTGTCAGGAGTTGAAGAAGGAGACGGAGATCAAGATCCAGACCTTAACTACGGACCACAAGGCTAAG gtgaaggACATCACAGCCCAGCACACTAAGGAGTGGTCAGACATGATCAACTGCCACAGCTCTGAGGAGCAGCAGATGAAGGACAGTCATGTGACCCAGCAGTGTGACCACCTGAAGAAGCTGCTGAACACCGTGCAGGAGCAGCAGACCCTGCAGCTCAAAGTCATCCACGaccg ACAGAGCAAAGAGATGCGTGCCAACCAGGCTAAGACATCAATGGAGAACAGCAAAGCCATCAGCCAGGACAAAACCATCAAAaacaaggcagagagagagag gaGGGTGAGGGAGCTCAACAGCAGCAACACCAAGAAGTTCCTGGAGGAGCGGAAAAGG ctGGCCATGAAGCATcagaaggagatggagcagtTGGAGAAAGCCCAGAGGGAACAGCTGGAGAAACTGGACAAGTTCAATGAGCAG CTTTTGAAATCACACCATGCAAACAAACAAG GCCAAGGACATGCAGCAGATGgtgaagctggaggaggagatggaccgCAGACCAGCCACAGTGGTGTGAGCGACTGa